The Papaver somniferum cultivar HN1 chromosome 3, ASM357369v1, whole genome shotgun sequence genome includes a region encoding these proteins:
- the LOC113359857 gene encoding uncharacterized protein LOC113359857 has translation MICELEDVDGNIVADQGKISDILVNFFQQKFQAQEVTVNDPLLDVIPKLITDEDQAMIEVIHVLDEIKNAVFDINADGAPAKISAMINGGPQGFFSMERGLKKGDPLSPLLFVLMEEVLSKKLSKLVEMKKLQPMVVRKGVYPTHLFFADDVFIFSNGSKKSLESLINLLNGYQECSGQIINKQKSKCFVDGCTPLRKSQISSLLQMELTSFPDKYLGVILKPGRVKSATMWPMVDMMQSYLTAWKGKMLSFHDRLVLIKSVLCSVPIYDMAVYKWPSSVIKVCEKIIRNFLWTGDSEVKKYDTFGLSKVCIPFNEGGLGIRRLEVINKALLMKIMWKLINSNDDWSRFFAAKYKDKYGQWCTQWKLSTVWPGLKWAWKELKQNLRWSVGTGKQITLWFDAWAGEKSLTEFVGIIDAIKDKLHMTMNDILVNGEWKIPSELQAFIPSSLPAISGEQEKLIWSGDIKGIYSTSAAVEKVRTKEPRIHWPDQIWKKFLHPGIDSNIWKIQKSVYVDGAKLIKKGYSLASKCCICQQDQDSMEHILWFCNFSKFIWKWLVAIFQFQPPTSFSDVLKSAKQKSSIIKQVWLTAACATMRELWFQKNKLIHENIIPNVENFKRRILSLAFYGGFRMTGTRWGQNYDSDVLNFFNLGQRSMKFRVIKECQWSSPNIGYPLFCCVGSVIGNPGMAGFGIIARNHNNQVIGTVSGGIRVATSYIADVLAIVWDVEWDAKLQCSKVLIRVVPKSVIEDFSKSIVPWCLHTRWIKEKRNISEIIFEQCYKEVNFYVIELAKKGTQLHQGNVEIHTGKPPSLVQVELPGRKYYIFC, from the exons ATGATATGTGAATTGGAGGATGTGGATGGTAACATAGTAGCTGATCAAGGAAAAATATCAGATATTTTGGTTAATTTCTTCCAACAAAAATTTCAAGCTCAGGAGGTAACTGTGAATGATCCATTATTGGATGTTATTCCCAAACTGATAACAGATGAGGATCAAGCCATGATAGAGGTTATCCATGTTTTAGATGAAATTAAAAATGCAGTATTTGATATAAATGCAGATGGTGCACCAG CTAAAATTTCTGCGATGATTAATGGTGGTCCACAAGGATTTTTCTCAATGGAGAGAGGATTGAAGAAAGGGGATCCTCTGTCTCCATTACTGTTTGTGCTAATGGAGGAAGTCTTAAGTAAAAAATTAAGCAAATTGGTAGAAATGAAAAAATTGCAACCAATGGTTGTCAGAAAAGGAGTTTATCCAACTCAtctattctttgctgatgatgtcTTCATCTTCAGTAATGGGTCTAAGAAAAGTTTGGAATCTCTTATTAATCTTCTCAACGGTTATCAAGAATGTTCAGGTCAAATAATCAATAAACAGAAAAGTAAATGCTTTGTAGATGGTTGCACTCCTTTAAGAAAGTCTCAAATTTCAAGTTTACTGCAAATGGAACTCACATCATTTCCTGACAAGTATTTAGGTGTCATCTTGAAGCCTGGAAGAGTTAAAAGTGCTACTATGTGGCCAATGGTGGATATGATGCAGAGTTACTTAACAGCTTGGAAAGGTAAAATGCTCTCATTCCATGATAGGCTGGTGCTCATCAAATCTGTTTTGTGCAGTGTTCCAATTTATGACATGGCAGTCTACAAATGGCCAAGTTCTGTTATTAAAGTCTGTGAAAAAAttataagaaacttcttatggacTGGTGACAGTGAGGTTAAAAAATATGATACTTTTGGTTTGAGCAAAGTATGTATACCTTTCAATGAAGGAGGGTTGGGCATTAGAAGACTAGAAGTGATCAATAAGGCTTTATTAATGAAAATAATGTGGAAGCTTATTAATTCTAATGATGACTGGTCAAGATTTTTTGCTGCTAAATATAAAGATAAATATGGTCAATGGTGCACTCAGTGGAAATTATCCACAGTATGGCCAGGTTtaaagtgggcttggaaggaattGAAGCAGAATTTGAGATGGAGTGTTGGCACTGGAAAACAAATAACATTATGGTTTGATGCTTGGGCAGGTGAGAAATCTTTAACTGAATTTGTGGGTATTATTGATGCAATCAAAGATAAACTGCACATGACAATGAATgatattttggtgaatggtgagtGGAAAATTCCAAGTGAATTACAAGCTTTTATTCCATCTTCATTACCAGCAATAAGTGGAGAGCAAGAAAAACTTATATGGAGTGGTGACATAAAAGGTATTTATTCTACATCTGCAGCTGTTGAAAAAGTCAgaaccaaagaaccaagaataCATTGGCCTGATCAAATATGGAAAAAATTTCTACATCCCGGTATTGATAGTAACATTTGGAAAATACAAAAAAGTGTGTATGTTGATGGTGCAAAACTAATCAAGAAAGGTTATTCTCTTGCTTCAAAATGTTGTATCTGCCAGCAAGATCAAGACAGTATGGAGCACATCCTCTGGTTCTGCAACTTCAGTAAATTTATTTGGAAATGGTTAGTTGCTATCTTTCAGTTCCAACCTCCTACTTCTTTCTCTGATGTTCTTAAATCTGCAAAACAAAAGAGCTCAATTATTAAACAAGTATGGCTCACAGCTGCATGTGCCACAATGAGAGAATTATGGTTTCAAAAGAATAAACTCATTCATGAAAACATCATACCAAATGTTGAGAACttcaaaagaagaattttgagttTGGCATTTTATGGTGGTTTCAGAATGACAGGTACAAGATGGGGACAAAACTATGATTCTGATGTACTCAATTTTTTCAATCTTGGACAAAGAAGCATGAAGTTCAGAGTCATCAAAGAATGTCAGTGGAGCAGTCCAAATATTGGTTACCCCTTATTCTGTTGTGTTGGTTCTGTAATTGGTAACCCAGGAATGGCTGGCTTTGGTATTATTGCAAGAAATCATAACAATCAAGTCATTGGAACTGTTTCAGGTGGTATTAGAGTTGCTACTTCTTACATAGCTGATGTTTTAGCAATTGTATGGGATGTAGAATGGGATGCTAAATTGCAATGCAGTAAAGTTCTTATCAGAGTTGTTCCAAAATCAGTGATTGAGGATTTCAGCAAAAGCATAGTTCCATGGTGTCTTCATACAAGgtggataaaagaaaaaagaaacatttCTGAGATTATATTTGAGCAGTGTTACAAAGAAGTAAATTTCTATGTTATAGAACTAGCTAAGAAAGGTACACAGCTTCATCAGGGAAATGTAGAAATTCATACAGGGAAACCTCCATCTCTTGTTCAAGTTGAGTTACCTGGTAGAAAATATTACATATTTTGCTAG